In a single window of the Bacteroidales bacterium genome:
- the aroC gene encoding chorismate synthase has product MAGNTFGKIYKLTSFGESHGKAIGGIIDGCPSRLKIDFDFIQNELNRRKPGLSDISSKRQEDDKIEFLSGIFEGKTLGTPIAFLVQNIDFKSADYDDLKEIYRPSHADYTYEQKYGIRDYRGGGRASARETIARVVAGAIAKLYLKTIGIEINAYVSQVGDIKLNKNYYELDLSQTEKNIIRCPDHDISKSMIKRIEQAKKEGDTIGGIISCIAKNVPAGLGEPVFDKLNADLGKAILSINAVKGFEIGSGFDCVNMKGSEHNDIFIKKDGKITTATNYSGGIQGGISNGQDIYFNAAFKPVPTISKEQQSIDTSGKNIKYTIKGRHDTCVLPRAVPVVEAMTAMVIIDYYLLNKMTML; this is encoded by the coding sequence ATGGCAGGAAATACTTTTGGTAAAATATACAAGTTAACATCTTTCGGAGAATCACACGGAAAGGCTATTGGCGGAATAATTGACGGCTGTCCATCTCGTCTTAAAATTGATTTTGATTTTATTCAAAACGAACTCAACAGAAGAAAACCCGGACTTTCTGATATATCTTCAAAACGGCAGGAAGACGATAAAATAGAATTTCTTTCTGGAATATTTGAAGGAAAAACTCTTGGTACTCCAATTGCTTTTTTAGTGCAAAATATTGATTTCAAATCTGCTGACTATGATGATCTAAAAGAAATATATCGTCCTTCGCATGCTGATTATACTTATGAACAAAAATATGGAATTCGTGATTATAGGGGAGGAGGAAGGGCTTCTGCACGGGAAACAATAGCAAGAGTTGTTGCCGGAGCAATTGCAAAATTATATCTTAAAACAATCGGGATTGAAATAAATGCTTATGTCTCGCAAGTTGGAGATATTAAGTTGAATAAAAACTATTATGAGTTAGATTTATCACAAACAGAAAAAAATATAATCAGATGTCCTGACCATGATATTTCAAAATCTATGATAAAAAGGATAGAACAAGCTAAAAAAGAAGGAGATACCATTGGAGGAATAATAAGTTGTATTGCTAAAAATGTTCCCGCCGGATTGGGCGAGCCTGTATTTGATAAGCTTAATGCTGATTTAGGAAAAGCTATTCTTAGTATTAATGCTGTAAAAGGTTTTGAAATAGGTTCAGGCTTTGATTGTGTTAATATGAAAGGCTCAGAACATAATGATATTTTTATTAAAAAAGATGGTAAAATAACTACTGCAACTAATTACTCAGGTGGTATTCAGGGAGGAATAAGCAACGGACAGGATATATATTTTAATGCTGCTTTTAAACCTGTTCCTACAATTAGCAAAGAACAACAAAGTATTGATACTTCAGGAAAAAATATTAAATATACTATCAAAGGAAGACACGACACTTGTGTTTTACCAAGAGCCGTTCCTGTTGTTGAAGCAATGACTGCAATGGTTATTATAGATTATTATTTATTAAACAAAATGACTATGTTATAA
- a CDS encoding FKBP-type peptidyl-prolyl cis-trans isomerase — protein sequence MKISKDKIVSVIYELKYDDENGEIIEKRPFGEPMTFIFGSGKLLKDFEANLEGLEIGNDFSFKLTSEQAYGSVSKEAIVELPKNMFIVDGKLREDLLKKGSRIPMKDNSGNRIDGTVIEVNKNHIKMDFNHPLAGEDLFFRGKVSDIRDATKDELNQINSQPDCSGCNEEQDTCSGC from the coding sequence ATGAAAATATCAAAAGACAAGATTGTTTCGGTTATCTACGAATTAAAATATGACGATGAAAATGGTGAAATAATAGAAAAACGACCATTTGGAGAACCAATGACTTTTATATTCGGCTCAGGAAAGTTGCTAAAAGATTTTGAAGCAAATCTTGAAGGTTTGGAAATAGGAAATGATTTTTCCTTTAAACTTACAAGCGAGCAGGCATACGGAAGTGTTTCAAAAGAAGCAATAGTTGAGCTTCCAAAAAATATGTTTATTGTTGATGGAAAACTTAGAGAAGATTTATTAAAAAAGGGCAGCAGAATACCAATGAAAGATAATTCGGGAAATCGAATAGATGGTACTGTTATTGAAGTAAACAAAAATCATATAAAAATGGATTTTAATCATCCTTTAGCAGGAGAAGATTTGTTTTTCAGAGGCAAAGTTTCTGATATTCGTGATGCTACAAAAGATGAATTAAATCAGATTAATTCACAACCTGATTGTAGTGGTTGCAATGAAGAGCAGGATACTTGTTCGGGTTGTTGA